Proteins encoded within one genomic window of Jiangella mangrovi:
- a CDS encoding ABC transporter substrate-binding protein: protein MRTTVHRALAVVACAALLAACSGGGEEAPASGGNDTPTQSQGDDLPRGFVGADDAGGAAAGDPQPGGTLTYTLNVEADSLDPAGEFGAGSAGGSELTALYDLLVRYDYEAGEYVPQLAESLEPNADFSEWTVTLRDGVTFTDGTPLDADAVKFSVERYLATSGGWSSLLGDALASVNAADPSTVVFTLTRPWADFPFMLAQAPGNIVSPTAVAQYGDEFLRNPVGAGPFVLDHWAPGEELVLTPNPDYWGGKPYLDQLRFTSAQTPQALADLMTSGGTDVTQIRDPHVIRTLLGDDYGGFVDITNTGNILYINSAAGHPGEDVRVRQAIAAAIDPEAINQRAYDGEGLVGSEVFQDGSRWANDVGGPAYDPDEAKRLLEEAKADGYDGAIEVTTGPTEPEAALTIQAMLNAVGFTAEVAQVRTGQDLISKVLVDRDFDVSVYGASATDDPGDVFTRYYDRIGREGNFLGYSNPEMTQTLLDFAATGDEAEKKELAAQLQEIWNETMPFLPIAAAPVFLTWQDTVHGVQPSTQFQLLFDKAWIEQ from the coding sequence ATGAGGACCACAGTTCACCGCGCCCTCGCCGTCGTCGCCTGCGCCGCCCTGCTGGCCGCGTGCTCCGGCGGCGGCGAGGAGGCGCCGGCGAGCGGCGGGAACGACACGCCGACGCAGAGCCAGGGCGACGACCTCCCGCGCGGCTTCGTCGGGGCCGACGACGCCGGAGGCGCAGCCGCTGGCGACCCGCAACCCGGCGGCACGCTCACGTACACGCTCAACGTCGAGGCGGACAGCCTCGACCCGGCCGGCGAGTTCGGCGCGGGCAGCGCCGGCGGGTCGGAGCTGACGGCGCTCTACGACCTGCTGGTGCGCTACGACTACGAGGCCGGCGAATACGTCCCGCAGCTCGCGGAGTCGCTGGAGCCGAACGCGGACTTCAGCGAGTGGACGGTGACGCTGCGCGACGGCGTCACCTTCACCGACGGGACCCCGCTGGACGCCGACGCGGTGAAGTTCAGCGTCGAGCGCTACCTCGCGACGAGCGGCGGCTGGTCCAGCCTGCTCGGCGACGCGCTGGCGAGCGTCAACGCCGCCGACCCGTCGACCGTGGTGTTCACCCTCACCCGGCCCTGGGCGGACTTCCCGTTCATGCTCGCCCAGGCGCCGGGGAACATCGTGTCGCCGACGGCGGTCGCTCAGTACGGCGACGAGTTCCTGCGCAACCCCGTCGGCGCCGGGCCGTTCGTCCTGGACCACTGGGCACCCGGCGAGGAGCTGGTGCTGACGCCGAACCCGGACTACTGGGGCGGCAAGCCGTACCTCGACCAGCTGCGCTTCACGTCCGCGCAGACGCCGCAGGCGCTGGCCGACCTCATGACCTCCGGCGGCACCGACGTCACGCAGATCCGCGACCCCCACGTCATCCGCACGCTGCTCGGCGACGATTACGGCGGCTTCGTCGACATCACCAACACCGGCAACATCCTCTACATCAACAGCGCGGCCGGTCATCCGGGCGAGGACGTCCGGGTCCGGCAGGCCATCGCGGCCGCCATCGACCCCGAGGCGATCAACCAGCGCGCCTACGACGGCGAGGGGCTGGTCGGCAGCGAGGTCTTCCAGGACGGGTCTCGCTGGGCCAACGACGTCGGCGGTCCCGCGTACGACCCCGACGAGGCGAAGCGGCTGCTCGAGGAGGCCAAGGCCGACGGGTACGACGGCGCCATCGAGGTCACGACGGGGCCGACGGAGCCGGAGGCGGCGCTCACCATCCAGGCGATGCTCAACGCCGTCGGCTTCACGGCCGAGGTGGCGCAGGTGCGCACCGGGCAGGACCTCATCTCGAAGGTGCTGGTCGACCGCGACTTCGACGTGTCAGTCTACGGAGCCAGCGCGACGGACGATCCCGGCGACGTCTTCACCCGCTACTACGACCGCATCGGCCGCGAGGGCAACTTCCTCGGCTACAGCAACCCGGAGATGACCCAGACCCTGCTGGACTTCGCCGCGACGGGCGACGAGGCGGAGAAGAAGGAGCTGGCCGCGCAGCTGCAGGAGATCTGGAACGAGACCATGCCGTTCCTCCCGATCGCCGCGGCGCCGGTCTTCCTGACCTGGCAGGACACGGTGCACGGCGTGCAGCCGTCCACCCAGTTCCAGCTGCTGTTCGACAAGGCCTGGATCGAGCAGTGA
- a CDS encoding alcohol dehydrogenase catalytic domain-containing protein — MTDEPTEFRGWVRHQDVFEIRDLRLTPRRPTDVVIRNLAAQACYTIVSNVADLPSHHDRARSPGHGAMGVVVEVGPQVRRVKVGDKVITPVSPVCGTCYSCLRGEYHCCGHKNDIDFARPDNPAFATMDDGTPVWQDHTGGFAELAVCPEPWVIPVNESTLSNVELATLACSSGPGWAFGLIGARVEIASTVAVLGAGPLGLSLIQAAKMAGARLIIAAERIPHRIEAAQKAGAHVVIDTEKDGDTLVEQIRELCRPVTDNPAAGGKQYDGYYDGNGADIIFEAAGLTFGTPTTGTPADDTGARLVTQGFQATRRGGYFVHTGIIKPTSDPEVWGPAPGPFDYHGRRYLSAAYGGANALRDIPRLASLIENGYLDAQSLVDPVLPFERGDEALWTSLNRDKLLPIITYEN; from the coding sequence GTGACCGACGAACCCACCGAATTCCGGGGCTGGGTGCGACACCAGGACGTGTTCGAGATCCGGGACCTGCGGCTCACGCCGCGGCGCCCGACCGACGTCGTCATCCGCAACCTGGCGGCCCAGGCCTGCTACACGATCGTCTCCAACGTCGCGGACCTGCCGAGCCACCACGACCGCGCGCGCAGCCCGGGCCACGGCGCCATGGGCGTCGTCGTCGAGGTCGGCCCGCAGGTGCGCCGGGTCAAGGTGGGCGACAAGGTCATCACGCCGGTCTCGCCGGTGTGCGGCACCTGTTACAGCTGCCTGCGCGGCGAGTATCACTGCTGCGGCCACAAGAACGACATCGACTTCGCCCGCCCGGACAACCCGGCGTTCGCGACGATGGACGACGGCACCCCCGTCTGGCAGGACCACACCGGCGGCTTCGCCGAGCTGGCCGTCTGCCCGGAGCCCTGGGTCATCCCGGTCAACGAGTCGACGCTGTCCAACGTCGAGCTCGCGACGCTGGCCTGCTCGTCCGGCCCCGGCTGGGCGTTCGGGCTCATCGGCGCCCGGGTCGAGATCGCGTCGACGGTGGCCGTGCTGGGCGCCGGCCCGCTGGGGCTCTCGCTCATCCAGGCCGCCAAGATGGCCGGCGCGCGGCTCATCATCGCCGCCGAGCGCATCCCGCACCGCATCGAGGCCGCACAGAAGGCCGGCGCGCACGTCGTCATCGACACCGAGAAGGACGGCGACACGCTGGTCGAGCAGATCCGCGAGCTGTGCCGGCCGGTCACGGACAACCCGGCGGCCGGCGGCAAGCAGTACGACGGTTACTACGACGGCAACGGGGCCGACATCATCTTCGAGGCGGCCGGCCTGACGTTCGGCACGCCCACCACGGGCACCCCGGCCGACGACACCGGCGCGCGCCTGGTCACCCAGGGATTCCAGGCCACCCGCCGTGGCGGCTACTTCGTCCACACCGGGATCATCAAGCCGACCAGCGACCCCGAGGTGTGGGGCCCGGCGCCCGGGCCGTTCGACTACCACGGCCGGCGCTACCTGTCGGCGGCGTACGGCGGCGCGAACGCGCTGCGGGACATCCCGCGGCTGGCGTCGCTGATCGAGAACGGGTACCTCGACGCGCAGTCGCTCGTGGACCCGGTGCTGCCGTTCGAGCGCGGCGACGAGGCGCTGTGGACGTCGCTCAACCGCGACAAGCTCCTCCCGATCATCACCTACGAGAACTGA
- a CDS encoding IclR family transcriptional regulator, whose protein sequence is MEHSVAYPIESVGNALRLIHLLQDSDELRVTDAARTLGVAPSTAHRLMTMLVHHGFAEQNARRTYQRGWALRGDRHRAATEDIIDAARLPLVELGRRIGETVHLARLEGTAVVFVDGVESPRRHQVHVASRAGLSMLAHCTAAGKAILAGLQPAELAALYPRGLPHTYGPGPCDLGALQRQLAAIRRLGYSVNDEESERGLIGVGVALRDHAGRPVAAVATGIPILRCPDALIPGIADELTRTARAVEASLAGGASAGVAAGAAGGVAAGPRRLSVL, encoded by the coding sequence ATGGAGCACAGTGTCGCGTATCCCATCGAATCGGTCGGTAACGCCCTGCGCCTGATCCACCTGCTGCAGGACTCCGACGAGCTCCGCGTCACCGACGCCGCCCGCACCCTCGGCGTCGCTCCATCCACGGCGCATCGCCTCATGACGATGCTCGTCCACCACGGTTTCGCGGAGCAGAACGCCCGCCGGACCTACCAGCGCGGCTGGGCGCTGCGCGGCGACCGGCACCGCGCCGCCACCGAGGACATCATCGACGCCGCCCGGCTCCCCCTGGTCGAGCTGGGCCGGCGCATCGGCGAGACCGTGCACCTCGCCCGGCTCGAGGGCACCGCCGTCGTGTTCGTCGACGGCGTCGAGTCGCCCCGGCGGCACCAGGTCCACGTCGCGTCCCGCGCCGGGCTGTCGATGCTGGCCCACTGCACCGCCGCGGGCAAGGCGATCCTGGCCGGGCTGCAGCCGGCCGAGCTGGCCGCCCTCTACCCGCGCGGGCTGCCGCACACCTACGGCCCCGGTCCCTGCGACCTGGGCGCGCTGCAGCGCCAGCTGGCAGCGATCCGGCGGCTCGGCTACTCCGTCAACGACGAGGAGAGCGAACGCGGCCTCATCGGCGTCGGCGTCGCCCTGCGCGACCACGCCGGCCGGCCGGTTGCCGCCGTCGCGACCGGGATCCCGATCCTGCGCTGCCCCGACGCGCTCATCCCCGGCATCGCCGACGAGCTGACCCGCACGGCGCGCGCTGTGGAGGCGTCGCTGGCCGGTGGCGCTTCGGCCGGGGTGGCGGCCGGGGCGGCGGGTGGGGTGGCGGCCGGGCCGCGCCGGTTGTCGGTGCTCTGA
- a CDS encoding MFS transporter → MEPASAPPRRAGVAIAVLCLTGVLTAMQQTFVVPLLPELPDLLSTTPTAASWLVTATLIAGAVATPVAGQLADTYGKRLLIMGCLCCAVVGSVVGALSTHIGPAIVARALQGIGVATIPIGIALMRDILPPRRLPFGVALLSATLAIGSGAGLPLAGLVARSYDWHLMFWLSGFLGVVLLVLVPLTLPRSVVRARPSFDLLGALMLGAALTAALLAITKGADWGWTSWATVSCVVGAVVVFAAWVPVERRAPNPVVDLRTLLQPRIVVVNVASTLVGFAMFVNLLSTTQFLQMPRSTGYGQALDVVETGLVMAPVAAVFGALAPVAAALIRRYGAEAVLLCGCVVMAATYLARIALDRHPWQVVAGACLVAVGTALTFAAMPALVMSAVPVHQTASANGINSLLRSVGTSLGSAVVAAVLTLLVVTTADGTFPSEDAFVVVFVMSAVAASAAAVLAGVLTIMRRRGP, encoded by the coding sequence TTGGAGCCCGCCTCTGCGCCGCCCCGCCGTGCCGGGGTGGCCATCGCGGTGCTGTGCCTCACCGGTGTCCTCACCGCCATGCAGCAGACGTTCGTCGTGCCGCTCCTGCCCGAACTGCCGGACCTGTTGTCGACGACGCCGACGGCCGCTTCGTGGCTGGTCACGGCGACGCTGATCGCCGGCGCCGTCGCGACCCCGGTGGCCGGCCAGCTGGCCGACACCTACGGCAAGCGGCTGCTGATCATGGGCTGCCTGTGCTGCGCCGTGGTGGGGTCCGTGGTGGGCGCGCTGAGCACGCACATCGGGCCGGCCATCGTGGCCCGGGCCCTGCAGGGCATCGGCGTCGCGACGATCCCCATCGGCATCGCGCTGATGCGCGACATCCTGCCGCCACGGCGGCTGCCGTTCGGCGTCGCGCTGCTGTCGGCGACGCTCGCGATCGGGTCGGGCGCGGGGCTGCCGCTGGCCGGACTGGTGGCGCGGTCGTACGACTGGCACCTGATGTTCTGGCTGTCGGGCTTTCTCGGGGTGGTGCTGCTCGTCCTGGTGCCGCTGACGCTGCCACGGTCGGTCGTGCGGGCGCGGCCGAGCTTCGACCTGCTGGGCGCGCTGATGCTCGGGGCGGCTCTGACGGCGGCGCTGCTCGCGATCACCAAGGGCGCGGACTGGGGCTGGACGTCGTGGGCGACGGTGTCGTGTGTGGTCGGGGCGGTGGTCGTGTTCGCTGCGTGGGTGCCGGTCGAGCGGCGCGCCCCGAACCCCGTCGTCGATCTGCGGACCCTGCTGCAGCCGCGCATCGTCGTCGTCAACGTCGCGTCGACCCTGGTCGGGTTCGCGATGTTCGTGAACCTGCTGAGCACGACCCAGTTCCTGCAGATGCCGCGGAGCACCGGCTACGGCCAGGCCCTCGACGTCGTCGAGACCGGGCTGGTGATGGCGCCGGTCGCGGCGGTGTTCGGCGCGCTCGCCCCGGTGGCGGCCGCGCTGATCCGGCGCTACGGCGCGGAGGCCGTGCTGCTGTGCGGCTGCGTGGTGATGGCCGCGACCTACCTCGCCCGGATCGCGCTGGACCGGCACCCGTGGCAGGTCGTGGCCGGCGCCTGCCTGGTCGCGGTCGGGACGGCGCTGACGTTCGCCGCGATGCCCGCTTTGGTGATGAGCGCGGTGCCGGTGCACCAGACGGCGTCGGCGAACGGCATCAACTCACTACTGCGTTCGGTTGGGACCTCGCTCGGCTCGGCCGTCGTGGCGGCGGTGCTGACGCTGCTCGTGGTGACGACGGCGGACGGCACCTTCCCCAGCGAGGACGCCTTCGTCGTGGTCTTCGTGATGTCCGCGGTCGCGGCGTCCGCTGCCGCCGTCCTCGCGGGAGTCCTGACGATCATGCGCCGCCGCGGCCCGTGA
- a CDS encoding HEPN domain-containing protein produces the protein MMSAGELERVRPDEAHVAALLTTARAHLASAELLRETDPAGAYGLMYDAARKSMTAILANQGLRATTRGGHIAVYQAVSAQLDPPLGKIVRPFNRMRARRNDVEYPSPERPAVTPDEVAEDLEKAAAIVEMAEKAIPGMGVY, from the coding sequence ATGATGAGCGCGGGAGAACTGGAACGCGTGCGGCCGGACGAGGCCCATGTGGCCGCGTTGCTCACGACCGCCCGGGCTCACCTGGCGTCCGCGGAACTGCTCCGCGAGACCGATCCCGCCGGGGCGTACGGCCTGATGTACGACGCCGCGAGGAAGTCGATGACGGCGATTCTGGCCAACCAGGGTCTGCGCGCCACCACTCGCGGCGGGCACATCGCCGTCTATCAGGCCGTCTCCGCACAGCTCGATCCCCCGCTCGGGAAGATCGTGCGGCCGTTCAACCGGATGCGCGCGCGCCGCAACGATGTCGAGTACCCGTCGCCCGAGCGTCCCGCGGTTACGCCTGACGAGGTGGCCGAGGATCTCGAGAAGGCGGCCGCGATCGTCGAGATGGCCGAGAAGGCGATTCCCGGGATGGGCGTCTACTAG
- a CDS encoding MarR family transcriptional regulator — translation MSAPSLLPLLRTQTQGVLLAWLYLHPEERHSLTDLARRLGVSVSTIHREADRLVEAGLLTDSHVGRSRLVQARTDTAVFQPLADLLAVTYGPIPVLTGLLSGFPGVLRAYVYGSWAARYQGHGGEPPNDVDVLVVGTPDRDDLYDVAAAARQQLGREVNIRQISAEVWDDPEPAGFVATVRSRPIVELDVRESAPA, via the coding sequence ATGTCGGCGCCATCCCTGCTTCCGCTGCTGCGGACGCAGACCCAGGGTGTGCTGCTGGCTTGGCTCTATCTTCACCCGGAGGAACGGCACTCGCTCACCGATCTGGCGCGCCGGCTCGGCGTGAGCGTCAGCACGATTCATCGCGAGGCCGATCGGCTGGTCGAGGCCGGTTTGCTGACCGACTCGCATGTCGGGCGGAGCCGGCTCGTCCAGGCACGCACCGACACCGCCGTCTTCCAGCCGCTCGCCGACCTGCTGGCAGTCACCTACGGCCCGATTCCGGTGCTGACAGGCCTGCTCAGTGGTTTCCCCGGCGTTCTCCGAGCCTACGTCTACGGGTCCTGGGCAGCCCGCTACCAGGGCCATGGCGGAGAACCGCCGAACGACGTCGACGTCCTGGTGGTCGGAACGCCGGATCGCGACGATCTGTACGACGTCGCGGCGGCAGCACGCCAGCAGTTGGGGCGCGAGGTCAACATACGGCAGATCTCGGCAGAGGTCTGGGACGACCCGGAGCCCGCGGGGTTCGTCGCGACGGTCAGGTCGCGGCCGATCGTCGAACTCGACGTACGGGAGAGCGCACCGGCATGA